Proteins encoded together in one Glandiceps talaboti chromosome 11, keGlaTala1.1, whole genome shotgun sequence window:
- the LOC144442097 gene encoding LOW QUALITY PROTEIN: uncharacterized protein LOC144442097 (The sequence of the model RefSeq protein was modified relative to this genomic sequence to represent the inferred CDS: substituted 1 base at 1 genomic stop codon) yields the protein MAVPISGNNTLIDLDVAYDVWHNSKAIGYSDVPSSVFALHILQNHRQYCEECFPTVCQQQDGDRSHGYHSRQRQVKMETSTEYETLSDDISQSTSITIKYIKSETIDDQYQQDSQEVTTGQDKHVKSETIDAQYQQDSQEVTTEQDRCMRSETTDYQYQQDTQMKTGQDKHAKSEITDDQYQQDSEEVMTGQELGTDFYSADNHQLLRTENHSETVPDWANECGTNNLGSPGNTVDTGLAQNTSTCDNVMNSITIEKEESDNNQPTNKQSQSLEYEDRNEHRAVIAESLISEPFTTQIIKVTLHRDTVERIDSSYSDTNEKDLLCKTLVYPINKHTNAENHCMTLRRNTSFGHTEISKGSPTSSDLEKDTTKRPFVCKECGKGFSKRDNLKVHRRIHTNERPFVCKECGKGFHTSGDLKVHRRIHTNERPFVCKECGKGFNSSSDLKVHRRIHTNERPYVCKECGKGFKQSSALKKHRRIHTNERPYVCKECGKGFYTSSHVKRHASIHTNERSYGCKECGKGFNTSGHLKRHRRIHKNERPFVCKECGKGFHSSSDLKVHRRIHSNERPFVCKDCGKKFTRNSSLNAHIRIHTNEKLFVCKECGKKFTRNGSLNAHIKSHRNERLFVCKECGKGFNRNSYLKAHIRIHRIERPFVVKSCGKGFNSNNSLKAHIRIHTNERPFVCKECGKKFTWNSTLKAHIIIHRNERLFVCKECGKGFNSNSSLKAHIRIHTNERPFVCEECGKAFKWSDNLNTHRRIHTNERPFICKECGKGFNSSSDLKRHRRIHTNERPYVCKECGKGFNTSGSLKTHRRIHTNEXPFLRGEPFVCKECGKGFNTSDNLKIHRRIHTNERPFVCKECSKGFHSSSILKVHRRIHTNERPFVCKECGKGFNASSHLKRHRRIHTNERPYVCKECGKGFNTSSHLKVHRRIHTNERPYVCKECGKGANTSSDLKVHRRIHTNERPYVCKECGKGFTQSSALKAHRRIHTNERPYVCKECSKGFIQSCALKKHLRIHTRV from the exons ATGGCGGTGCCCATCAGTGGAAACAATACACTGATCGATCTAGATGTTGCGTACGATGTGTGGCATAACAGTAAAGCTATTGGCTACTCAGACGTTCCAAGTAGTGTGTTTGctttacacattttacaaaatcaCAGACAGTATTGTGAGGAATGTTTCCCTACTGTTTGTCAACAACAAGATGGTGACCGCAGTCATGGCTACCACTCCAGACAGAGACAAGTCAAAATGGAGACATCGACAGAGTATGAAACCCTAAGTGATGATATATCACAGTCTACGTCTATTACGATAAA ATATATCAAATCAGAAACCATAGATGACCAGTATCAACAAGACTCACAGGAGGTTACAACTGGACAGGACAAACATGTGAAATCAGAAACCATAGATGCCCAGTATCAACAAGACTCACAGGAAGTTACAACTGAACAGGATAGATGTATGAGATCAGAAACCACAGATTACCAGTATCAACAAGACACACAGATGAAAACTGGACAGGACAAACATGCGAAGTCAGAAATCACAGATGACCAGTATCAACAAGACTCAGAGGAGGTGATGACAGGCCAAGAACTTGGAACTGACTTCTACTCAGCTGATAATCACCAACTATTAAGAACAGAAAACCATTCTGAAACTGTACCAGACTGGGCAAATGAATGTGGTACAAACAATCTTGGCTCTCCTGGCAATACTGTTGATACAGGTTTGGCacaaaatacaagtacatgtgaTAATGTGATGAACTCCATAACAATAGAGAAAGAAGAAAGTGATAATaatcaaccaacaaacaaacaatcccaGTCCTTAGAATATGAGGACAGGAATGAACATAGGGCTGTTATTGCAGAAAGTCTCATCAGTGAACCGTTTACAACTCAAATAATTAAAGTCACATTGCATAGAGATACTGTTGAAAGGATAGATAGTTCATATTCAGACACTAATGAAAAAGACTTGTTGTGTAAAACTCTAGTATACCCAATCAACAAACATACTAATGCTGAAAATCACTGTATGACATTGAGAAGGAATACGTCATTTGGACACACAGAGATTAGTAAAGGTTCTCCTACAAGTAGTGATTTGGAGAAAGACACAACTAAAAGACCATTTGtgtgtaaagagtgtggtaaaggatttagTAAGCGTGACAATTTAAAggtacatagaagaatccatacaaatgaaagaccatttgtatgtaaggagtgtggtaaagggttccATACTAGTGGCGATTTAAAggtacatagaagaatccatacaaatgaaagaccatttgtatgtaaggagtgtggtaaagggtttaatagcAGTAGCGATTTAAAggtacatagaagaatccatacaaatgaaagaccatatgtatgtaaggagtgtggtaaagggtttaagcAAAGCAGTGCACTGAAGaaacatagaagaatccatacaaatgaaagaccatatgtttgtaaggagtgtggtaaagggttttaTACAAGTAGCCATGTAAAAAGACATGcaagtatacatacaaatgaaagatcaTATGgttgtaaggagtgtggtaaagggtttaatacAAGTGGCCATTTAAAGagacatagaagaatccataaaaatgaaagaccatttgtatgtaaggagtgtggtaaagggtttcaTAGCAGTAGCGATTTAAAggtacatagaagaatccattcaaatgaaagaccatttgtatgtaaggactGTGGTAAAAAGTTTACTAGGAACAGCAGTTTAAACGCACACataagaatccatacaaatgaaaagctatttgtatgtaaggagtgcgGTAAAAAGTTTACTAGAAACGGCAGTTTAAATGCACACATAAAAAGCCATAGAAATGAAAGactatttgtatgtaaggagtgtggtaaaggatttaatAGGAATAGCTATTTAAAGGCACACATAAGAATCCATAGAATTGAAAGACCATTTgttgtaaagagt tgtggtaaagggtttaatagcAATAACAGTTTAAAGGCACACataagaatccatacaaatgaaagaccatttgtatgtaaggagtgtggtaaaaaaTTTACTTGGAACAGCACTTTAAAGGCACACATAATAATCCATAGAAATGAAAGactatttgtatgtaaggagtgtggtaaagggtttaatagcAATAGCAGTTTAAAGGCACACataagaatccatacaaatgaaagaccatttgtatgtgagGAGTGTGGTAAAGCATTTAAATGGAGTGACAATCTAAATacacatagaagaatccatacaaatgaaaggcCATTtatatgtaaggagtgtggtaaagggtttaatagcAGTAGTGATTTAAAGagacatagaagaatccatacaaatgaaagaccatatgtatgtaaggagtgtggtaaagggtttaatacGAGTGGGAGTTTAAAGacacatagaagaatccatacaaatgaatgaCCATTTTTACGTggaga accatttgtatgtaaagagtgtggtaaaggatttaatACGAGTGACAATTTAAAgatacatagaagaatccatacaaatgaaagaccatttgtatgtaaggaatgTAGTAAAGGGTTCCATAGCAGTAGCATTTTAAAggtacatagaagaatccacacaaatgaaagaccatttgtttgtaaggagtgtggtaaagggtttaatgcAAGTAGCCATTTAAAGagacatagaagaatccatacaaatgaaagaccatatgtttgtaaggagtgtggtaaagggtttaatacAAGTAGCCATTTAAAggtacatagaagaatccatacaaatgaaagaccatatgtttgtaaggagtgtggtaaaggggcTAATACAAGTAGCGATTTAAAggtacatagaagaatccatacaaatgaaagaccatatgtttgtaaggagtgtggtaaagggtttacgcAAAGCAGTGCACTGAAGgcacatagaagaatccatacaaatgaaagaccatatgtatgtaaagagtgtagTAAAGGGTTTATTCAAAGCTGTGCACTTAAGAAACATTTAAGAATCCATACAAGGGTTTAA